In a genomic window of Octopus sinensis linkage group LG16, ASM634580v1, whole genome shotgun sequence:
- the LOC115220618 gene encoding 5-methylcytosine rRNA methyltransferase NSUN4 — protein sequence MFTNSLSTMLRCHQTTLTRYTDLLIQPRRFRYKKKWATHFKEKTHCDRALEYFDVFYKPLYGKLWPSIRISLLSNHKYCALVNNFSFVENTTKFLEKLGCHDIIQRAKTTEPLLHEDSVERSKISDISESIVENTVGSDDSDVEDHNRTNLTAFLPVKKVYSSKQLQKKEELEQSVYMPQNIALKVVPCSISALPEHLKVYCFKRGNTGTFPSPKIHKTGLLDYFLLDAASILPVIALDLQCKETVLDLCAAPGGKTLAISQTLLIKDIVCNDISYSRLSRLKNMLRFYIGDFENNFSLEFSKNNGCHFNEPFFDKVLVDVPCNTDRHVLLSEDNNLFKPGRIDERVSLPEQQRNLLVSGIKSCRPGGSVVYSTCTLSFAQNDGVIQSAYDYLMQNSNIDIVVEDLQPLFSCFRDTFSFYRGTRFGELVLPSLSSNFGPMYICKIKRLS from the exons ATGTTCACCAATTCGTTGTCGACGATGCTTCGTTGTCATCAAACAACGCTGACTCGATATACAGACTTATTGATTCAACCGAGACGGTttagatataaaaagaaatgg GCAACTCACTTCAAAGAAAAAACACACTGTGACCGTGCCCTTGAATATTTTGATGTGTTCTACAAACCACTTTATGGGAAACTCTGGCCTTCGATTCGGATTTCTCTCCTCTCAAATCATAAATACTGTGCTCTTGTCAATAACTTCAGCTTCGTTGAAAACACCACCAAGTTTCTTGAGAAACTTGGCTGTCATGATATTATACAGCGTGCTAAGACTACAGAACCTCTGTTACATGAAGATTCTGTTGAGAGAAGCAAAATAAGTGATATTTCAGAATCAATTGTAGAGAACACTGTTGGTTCCGATGATTCAGATGTTGAAGACCATAATCGAACTAATTTGACTGCATTTTTACCAGTGAAGAAAGTATATTCATCTAAACAGCttcagaagaaagaagaattggAACAAAGTGTGTATATGCCACAGAACATTGCATTAAAAGTGGTTCCTTGCAGTATTTCAGCTCTCCCAGAACATCTGAAAGTTTACTGCTTTAAACGTGGAAATACCGGTACATTTCCATCTCCCAAGATTCACAAAACTGGTCTTTTAG ATTATTTCCTTTTGGATGCTGCATCTATATTACCTGTTATTGCCCTTGACCTTCAATGCAAGGAGACTGTCCTTGACCTTTGTGCTGCTCCTGGTGGGAAAACATTGGCTATTTCACAAACATTACTGATTA AAGACATAGTCTGCAATGACATTTCCTATTCCCGTTTGAGTCGTCTCAAGAATATGCTACGCTTCTACATTGGTGACTTTGAAAATAACTTTTCCTTGGAATTTAGCAAGAATAACGGCTGCCATTTTAACGAGCCATTTTTTGATAAG GTGCTTGTTGATGTTCCTTGCAATACTGATAGACATGTTTTGCTAAGTGAAGATAACAACCTTTTCAAACCTGGCCGTATCGATGAAAGAGTCAGTCTGCCAGAACAGCAGAGAAATCTACTTGT gTCTGGAATTAAAAGTTGCAGGCCTGGAGGATCTGTTGTCTATTCTACTTGTACATTGTCATTTGCTCAAAACGATGGTGTTATTCAAAGTGCCTATGACTATCTTATGCAGAATTCAAATATTGACATTGTAGTGGAAGACCTTCAGCCTCTATTTAGTTGCTTCAGAGACACTTTCTCATTTTATCGTGGCACCAGATTTGGAGAATTAGTTCTTCCTAGTCtttcttcaaactttgggccaatgtatatatgtaaaataaaaagacTTTCATAA